The Nostoc cf. commune SO-36 genomic sequence AAATTTACCTCCCTGTTTGAGTAGATGATGAATTTCAGCTAAAATTTTGGCTTTTCCCAATGGGGATTGCATTGTGAGAATGGCTTCTGCCAATACATAATCAAACTTTCCTGAGATTGCCTCTAGGTTGAAAATATTACCTTCAATGATTTCGACTTGATTTCTAACCCAGCAGCGCAAATATTAGCTCGCGCACGAGCCACACTATCAGGATTTTTTTCAACACCTACTACTTTGACATCGTAGCTTTTTGCTAAAGCGATCGCACTATATCCAAAGCTAGAACCTAGCTCTAAAACTGTCTCTCCAGGCTGAAAGTTTGCCAACTGAAATAATTTATCTGTAGCT encodes the following:
- a CDS encoding class I SAM-dependent methyltransferase; the encoded protein is MTNTILNFQTATGHEVLAAAGKKYLRPGGRIATDKLFQLANFQPGETVLELGSSFGYSAIALAKSYDVKVVGVEKNPDSVARARANICAAGLEIKSKSLKVIFST